CGTCGTCCCTCTATCCCGGGCAGCCCCCCTCGGTTACTCTGAGGGTGTTCcctggaggtctcagaaacaggggtgggagccaggttacttcaccacaggcccccgttccccttctggctgtgcagtggctcctctctctctctggaggcagcctcaataagcatcAGCCAGCCTCCTCCctgacctcctgcctccctcccctttaTCCTCCCATCccagtccttcccccctcctgggttccacccctccctggccccacccccctttcaaagccccggatgcccgggaaaggcgtgccggggctgggctgcctgggcgtgcctcgggcatcCTGGGCCTCTGCAGCATGCTGGGGTGCGGCGTCTCTCGCCACCGCAGgacaggcggctctcctcctctttgcccgGCGCTGGGCtcggcttctccctcctgctccctgaCGTCTCACTCTGGCCATGCCCTTCGGACCCAGAGACGAGCACGTTGGCTGTGGGGCATTGCTTGGGCCGCCGCTGGAGCTCCATCGGCCCAGGTGAGTGGCGGGGCCGCTGCAGGGGCTTGGGGAGGTGTGGGAAGCTCTCAGGGCAGCGACTGGGGGGGGACAGCTGGTGAGTGTAGGGGGGGCCCCCTTGCGCAGTCCTCGCCTGGGCCGGGTGGGACACTAGGTATGCTTGGTAAATACTAGTTACTTGCCAGCTAATCCATTACTGCAGCTTAACTCAGTAGTGAAAAGCATCCATAAGTGAAAAGAGGAATGGAAGAATAGTGTTGTTTTTTTCTCCTCATGCATGTACACCTGCATTATTTATGCTCCAATATGAAATGCTCTGACTGACTGAAAGCAGCCTGTCTTGTACTGGGACCTGTCTAATATTGAATATTTATGAACTATAATAATTCACAATCTCACAGTGGTGACAGCAAGAAGGTCTGCAAAGTTTCATAGTTTCATAATGTATTCCTACATTTATACATTTTAGAAATGTATTTGTAATGTTAATATGCAATATGATTTCTGTTGCAACCAGTTTGAACTCTCAAGAGTAAATACTGTAGAATAAACTCAGGAATTGCATGAAAGCACTGAGATGCTGGTCTCCTTCCTGCCACACTGGAGCAGGGTAGCTCAGAATCTCTGGAATTAGGAAGAAGTTAAGGCTGAATTTCCCCCCATCTTCGCACTCCCCTAGCCATACCTGTGGTCACTCCCAAAAGTGGGTATTGTAGGTTGGCAGAGCCACATGAAGAAAATGTCATATGCCGTAAAAGGCTACAATAAGGAACAGGGATTTAGTGAAATCATCCCACTCCTCAATGTGAATGGAAAGCCCATAGTGTAATTATTCTTTATGTTAGAGTTTTATTAAATTATGTGCTTGATCCAACCAGCTTGCCCCATGGTAGAAAAGGGAGATCTaggtgtgtgcttgtgtgtgcatgtgcaatgCAAAAGAACCACTTTAAGATATGTAATATCATATTTAACAATGCAAAATAACCACTTTAAGATATGTAATAAACATTGGTGTaaaggtggattacaaaactggatgcccaaaactgaatgacAAAACTGAATGCTGATATTTTCAGGGCAGTCTTAAATAATTGCTTCTCAATGTAAGTATGTACCTGTACCTAGTTCCATTGAAGCTGGCTCTGCATGCTACTCATAAATGAGTACAGAAGAAAAAATTGGGCAAAAGGGTAGAGTTCAACAGGTATCTTAAAACATTGTAATTGATGTGGATTCACTTATATTACTATGCCTCCATATAACTGTGACAACCAAGTGATATTGTGATCAGTCTTCTATTTGACCTCCTTTTCAAGCAACCACATTATCCACAGAGATATGCATAAGAAATAACTCACCAACAGTGCAATATAATACAGTGTTATTTCAgactaagcccattgaaatcaaggGTCTTGGACTGGTGTTTCTTTGAATTTTCATTTCAAAAGTGGAAGTGGGAAATGCCATGCTGTCAAATATGCTGAAAAGGCTCTTAACTTCCTCCTCAAGGCTTCTTTGACCTCCATGTTTCGTAGGCTATATATGAGGGGGTTGACCATGGGCGTCAACACTGTGTAGAAGAGGGAGAAGACTTTCTTTGCTTCCCTTAGGTTTTTAGATCTTGGTAGCAGATAGACAAGCATCAGTGTTCCATAATACAACACGACCACTGTGAGGTGAGAGGAGCAGGTGGAGAAAGCCTTTTGCCTCCCAGTGGTGGATGAAATCCTGAGGATAGAAACTATGATGGAAATGTAAGATGACAGGGTGAGGAGAAAAGGAGGCAGTGTGAACACACAAGTAAATATGAATGTTGACAGTTCAAATGAAGTAGTGTCACTACATGAGATACCTTATGTCAGGAATAACATCACAAAAATAGTGATCAATCTCATTAGGGCCACAGAAGGATAGCCATGATATTTTCAAAGTCAAGCTCGTGCTAACCAAAACTCCACTTATCCAAGATACAGCTGCTAATTGGAAACTCAACCTACTGTTCATTAGAACTGCATAATGAAGTGGTTTACATATTGCTAAATACCTGTCATAAGACATCATGGAGAGGAGGTAGCATTCAGTACCTCCCAGGCAAGCAAAGATGAAAAACTGCACAAAACAAGAGTTGAAAGATATAATTTTTTCCCCAGTCAACAGGCTTGACAACATCGTAGGCAAGACTGTGGAGCTACAGAAGGATTCCAAGAAGGACAGATTTCCCAGGAAGAAGTACATGGGGGTGTGAAGGTTTCGATCGGCCACAACTAACACAATAATGAGAAGATTACCAGCCATGGTTGCCATGTAGATAGCTAAGaatagcaggaaaagaggaatctGCAGCTTTGGAAGATCTCCAAATCCCAAGAGTATGAATTCAGAAACAGTTGTCTGGTTTGGCCATATGTTCTCTGCCATGTGTCCATCTAGAGAAAATAAACTGATCTTGTAACAACTGTGGTAAAATTGGAGGTGCCTTATAGGCAGGAATCAGAGATAGCTATTGCCTAGTGTTATGAGAATGAAAattacttctttacccaaagttCATTTCCATCAGCAAAGAATGTgcgggtgtgtgtgggggggagtactTCAGATTTTGTTCAGTTGCAAACAAGCATGAAGTTAAGGAGGAAATATTGACATTTTCTTCTCCTGCACAAAAAAGCACAATCCTGAATCTGTTATTGGATCTATTGCACAGCTCATTTCTGATCTCTGGGAGTTCCCAAAGATAACTGGGATATAGCCAGGGTTTTTTCCCCATGATCTTGCCCTGTTTTCTTTATTACCACAATCCCATATAGCTGATCCCACAATTGTCCTCATAGCCTTTGTGGGTGATCAAAGGGGATGCCTTTCCTTTTTCTGCAATAAAAAAGCTGACTGCATCCCATCACTTGCAAACTTTGCCCCACCCAACAACTTGAATAAttttcttcttaccttttattgCTGGATGAGGGAACACATTATTTTTTCTAAGTATGACAAAGTCTGCTGTTCAATAATACTTAGTTCTCTGTTCAGTATCTGTTTATATTCTTCACAAAGGAAGAAAATTTCCCttgatgtttgttataattaatgTTGCAATGTGTGGAGAAGAGAGAGTAATATAGTACACATGTGCTTTTTCAAAGGGAATTTAAGCCACCATCTACCCAATTCCCATGGGCTTGCTGTGTTCTTTTATTGCCACAAAAATAATCAACAGAAATCATGCCACACTTTAAAGACATACACGTTTTTTATTCTAGCATGAGCTTTTGGGGACTAGAGTCCACTTCCACAAAAGTTTGCATTAGAATAAAAATGTGTGATTCTTTAAACTGCCTCAAGACTATTTTAATTTAGGCCAAACAATGTATATATATGCCAGGATAGGCTAATTCACTTCAATGGAGCTATTCTGAACTAACTGGTGATTGCAAAGTCTTAAAACCGTAGAGcattttgagctggagcccttgGATATCATTATATTTGGGACTGAGGAATGGAATAAGAGAATCCCCCTTGCATCTATGCCTTTATT
The sequence above is a segment of the Heteronotia binoei isolate CCM8104 ecotype False Entrance Well chromosome 15, APGP_CSIRO_Hbin_v1, whole genome shotgun sequence genome. Coding sequences within it:
- the LOC132583576 gene encoding LOW QUALITY PROTEIN: olfactory receptor 10A7-like (The sequence of the model RefSeq protein was modified relative to this genomic sequence to represent the inferred CDS: deleted 1 base in 1 codon), with the translated sequence MAENIWPNQTTVSEFILLGFGDLPKLQIPLFLLFLAIYMATMAGNLLIIVLVVADRNLHTPMYFFLGNLSFLESFCSSTVLPTMLSSLLTGEKIISFNSCFVQFFIFACLGGTECYLLSMMSYDRYLAICKPLHYAVLMNSRLSFQLAAVSWISGVLVSTSLTLKISWLSFCGPNEIDHYFCDVIPDIGISCSDTTSFELSTFIFTCVFTLPPFLLTLSSYISIIVSILRISSTTGRQKAFSTCSSHLTVVVLYYGTLMLVYLLPRSKNLREAKKVFSLFYTVLTPMVNPLIYSLRNMEVKEALRRKLRAFSAYLTAWHFPLPLLK